From the genome of Candidatus Binatia bacterium, one region includes:
- a CDS encoding glycosyltransferase family 39 protein: MTAPVVYVALAKAALNLAVTLNDNYFRDEFYYLACARRLAWGYVDHPPLSIALLATSRTLLGDGLVAIRLPAILAGGLAVILVGILTRAMGGGRTAQWVAALAFAVMGTSLVFPSYFSMNVFDQVFWLLAALIAAVILGGGEARLWLLFGVVVGFGLLNKLSIGFFVFGLMVGLALSPRRRQLLSPWLWAGGITAAALLTPHLVWQVSNGFPTAEFIRNAQTLKIVAQPPLAFLGAQVLQANPATLPLWLGGLAALLLMPSLRPYRPLGIAFVAVLALFLFQQAKPYYLAPAYPPLLAAGAIALERWQARRPRALMAPAAGVVLVAGGAVIALASLPILSPAAYERFVDAIGLEVPQEERHDLGQLPQILADRHGWENLAISVARVYSALPPEERSRAVILAANYGQAGALEFYAPRYGLPPAISGHNNYWLWGPGPATEEVIVTIGLPAQDLQPYCRSVEQAGIVVSPHAVPRENNLPVLVCRGLRMPPTRLWPFLKRYV, encoded by the coding sequence GTGACGGCCCCCGTGGTCTACGTTGCGCTGGCGAAGGCGGCGCTGAACCTCGCCGTCACACTCAACGACAACTACTTCCGCGACGAGTTTTACTACCTGGCCTGCGCCAGACGGCTGGCCTGGGGATATGTCGATCATCCGCCGCTCTCGATCGCCCTTCTCGCCACAAGCCGGACGCTGCTCGGCGACGGACTGGTGGCCATTCGGCTGCCGGCGATACTTGCCGGAGGCCTGGCCGTGATTCTGGTCGGGATCCTGACCCGCGCGATGGGCGGCGGGCGCACGGCCCAATGGGTCGCCGCACTCGCCTTCGCCGTGATGGGTACGTCGCTGGTGTTTCCCAGCTACTTCTCGATGAACGTCTTCGATCAGGTGTTCTGGCTGCTCGCTGCGCTGATCGCGGCAGTCATTCTCGGCGGTGGCGAGGCGCGATTGTGGCTGCTCTTCGGCGTCGTCGTCGGCTTCGGTCTGCTGAACAAGCTCAGCATCGGCTTTTTCGTCTTCGGCTTGATGGTTGGACTCGCCCTGTCGCCAAGGAGGCGTCAGTTGCTGAGCCCATGGTTGTGGGCCGGTGGCATCACGGCGGCTGCGCTGCTGACTCCGCATCTCGTCTGGCAGGTCTCCAACGGCTTCCCGACCGCAGAGTTCATCCGCAATGCCCAGACTCTGAAGATCGTCGCGCAGCCGCCGCTTGCCTTCCTTGGCGCTCAGGTACTCCAGGCCAATCCGGCCACCCTGCCGCTCTGGCTCGGCGGCCTCGCCGCGCTTCTGCTGATGCCGTCGCTGCGCCCGTACCGGCCACTGGGGATCGCCTTCGTCGCCGTACTCGCCTTGTTCCTGTTCCAGCAGGCGAAGCCCTATTACCTCGCCCCCGCCTATCCGCCGTTGCTCGCCGCCGGCGCCATCGCGCTCGAACGCTGGCAGGCTCGACGACCCAGGGCGTTGATGGCGCCGGCAGCCGGCGTCGTCCTCGTCGCGGGCGGTGCGGTGATCGCGCTGGCGAGTCTACCCATCCTGTCCCCGGCGGCCTACGAGCGCTTCGTCGACGCGATCGGCCTCGAGGTCCCGCAAGAGGAACGTCACGATCTCGGCCAGTTGCCGCAAATTCTCGCCGACCGTCACGGCTGGGAGAACCTCGCGATCAGCGTCGCCCGCGTGTACTCGGCGCTGCCACCGGAGGAGCGCTCGCGGGCCGTGATTCTCGCGGCCAACTATGGGCAAGCCGGCGCCCTGGAGTTCTACGCGCCGCGCTACGGGTTGCCGCCGGCGATCAGCGGCCATAACAACTACTGGCTCTGGGGGCCGGGGCCGGCGACGGAAGAGGTCATCGTCACCATCGGGCTGCCGGCCCAAGATCTGCAGCCATACTGCCGCTCCGTCGAGCAGGCAGGCATCGTGGTTTCTCCGCACGCCGTGCCCCGGGAGAACAACCTGCCGGTGCTGGTCTGCCGAGGTTTGCGCATGCCGCCAACGCGGCTC